A single window of Drosophila suzukii chromosome 3, CBGP_Dsuzu_IsoJpt1.0, whole genome shotgun sequence DNA harbors:
- the fan gene encoding vesicle-associated membrane protein-associated protein B: MSDKKETKLSLEPCDGILFEGPFNRSVNKKLVIGNPSKTQRMAFKMKTTTPKLFFVRPNIGVLKPGEKVNVDIFMQPILQEPVQKRHKFLILAAEATGEMSDMQEFWKQQKPEDIWETKIRCELVLSKEDQFRQAGGSARSSVDNKEGEDHFDAQEVSEPVAKLLKQVSMLEDERLALKEEVDTLRDQTIGPDPGQQVMQRGRQGRSAFFYVAAFLFTILAAFVGAFYGKNYL, encoded by the coding sequence ATGTCTGATAAGAAGGAAACCAAACTGTCCCTGGAGCCCTGCGACGGTATCCTCTTTGAGGGACCTTTCAACCGTTCCGTCAACAAAAAGCTGGTCATCGGGAATCCCAGCAAGACCCAGAGGATGGCCTTCAAGATGAAGACCACCACCCCGAAGCTCTTTTTCGTGCGCCCCAACATTGGAGTTCTGAAGCCCGGGGAGAAGGTCAACGTCGACATCTTCATGCAGCCAATTCTCCAGGAGCCGGTACAGAAGCGCCACAAGTTCCTTATCTTGGCGGCCGAGGCAACTGGCGAAATGAGCGACATGCAGGAGTTCTGGAAGCAACAGAAGCCGGAGGACATCTGGGAAACCAAGATCAGATGCGAGCTGGTCCTTTCGAAGGAGGACCAGTTCCGCCAGGCGGGAGGTTCGGCTAGATCCTCTGTGGACAACAAGGAGGGCGAGGACCATTTTGATGCCCAGGAGGTCAGCGAGCCGGTGGCCAAGTTGCTCAAGCAGGTCAGCATGCTGGAGGACGAGCGTCTGGCCCTCAAGGAGGAGGTCGACACTTTGCGTGACCAGACGATTGGTCCCGATCCTGGCCAGCAAGTGATGCAACGTGGTCGCCAAGGACGCAGCGCTTTCTTCTACGTGGCCGCCTTTTTATTCACCATCCTGGCCGCCTTCGTAGGCGCCTTCTATGGCAAGAATTATTTGTAA